Within the Polaribacter pectinis genome, the region AGCTTCTACAGTTTGTTCCATGGCAACTTTAGATGCGTATAATTTTGCCATAGCAGAAGACATGTCGTAATTATTACCTTGGTCTTTGTCCCAGGCAGCTTTCATTACCAGCATTCTTGCAGCTTCAATTTCTGTGTACATGTCTGCCAATTTAAAAGCAATTGCTTGATGATTACAAATTTCTGTACCAAAGGCTTTACGTTCTTTCGAATATTTTAAAGCCAACTCATAACCTCCAGCAGCGATTCCTAAAGCTTGTGCTGCAATACCAATTCTACCACCAGAAAGTGTTTTCATTGCGAATTTAAAACCAAATCCATCTTCGCCAATTCTATTTTCTTTAGGCACCTTTACATCGTTAAATTGTAAAGTGTGTGTGTCTGAACCACGAATTCCTAATTTGTCTTCTTTAGGACCAACGTGAAAACCTTCTGTTCCTTTTTCTACAATAAAAGCATTAATTCCTCTGTGTCCTTTTGCTCTATCTGTTTGCGCAATTACTAAATAAACATCTGCTCTTCCGCCACTTGTAATCCAGTTTTTTGTTCCGTTAATTACATAATGGTCGCCTTTGTCTTCTGCAGTTGTTGCTTGCGAAGTAGCGTCTGAACCAGCTTCTGGTTCACTTAAACAAAATGCACCTACAAATTCTCCTGTTGCTAATTTTGTTAAATATTTTTGTTTTTGTTCTTCGGAAGCGTAAGCTTCTAATCCGTAACAA harbors:
- a CDS encoding acyl-CoA dehydrogenase — encoded protein: MDFSLTEEHIMIRDAARDFAQTELLPGVIERDNKQEFPQELVKKMGDLGFLGIMVDPKYGGSGMDAISYVLIMEELSKIDASASVIVSVNNSLVCYGLEAYASEEQKQKYLTKLATGEFVGAFCLSEPEAGSDATSQATTAEDKGDHYVINGTKNWITSGGRADVYLVIAQTDRAKGHRGINAFIVEKGTEGFHVGPKEDKLGIRGSDTHTLQFNDVKVPKENRIGEDGFGFKFAMKTLSGGRIGIAAQALGIAAGGYELALKYSKERKAFGTEICNHQAIAFKLADMYTEIEAARMLVMKAAWDKDQGNNYDMSSAMAKLYASKVAMEQTVEAVQIHGGNGFVKEYHVERLMRDAKITQIYEGTSEIQKIVISRGVIKG